One Nitrospirota bacterium DNA window includes the following coding sequences:
- the pfp gene encoding diphosphate--fructose-6-phosphate 1-phosphotransferase, which yields MNRKENGIVGIIVGGGPAPGINGVINSVTIEAVNQGKKVVGIKGGFKPLFDGNTDCALPLTIQDVSRIHTQGGSILRTSREYPDKVKQKFKTLMSTLKYMGIQHLVTVGGEGTLFMANWIERESRGLMNVVHVPKTIDNDIPLPGGVATFGYQTARHIGVQIVQNIMEDAKSTGRWYFITTMGRHAGHLALGIGKAAGATLTLIAEEFPEEKLSLKKVSDLIAGSMIKRMAYGIDHGVVVLAEGVSEKFDLEELSQHEQLEKDETGRIRLSEIQLGRVLKNFVHRTLDGLGMKVTVVDKNIGYELRAAPPIPYDLEYTRDLGYGAIRYLLKGGTGAMIVLMDGHLRPIPFVEVVDYATGKVKVRTVDITSETYEVARKYMIRLKKSDFEGETLERLAHTVNLSPAAFKDRFEYLVGLPSPASFGS from the coding sequence ATGAATAGAAAGGAAAACGGGATCGTAGGGATAATCGTGGGCGGCGGTCCTGCGCCCGGCATCAACGGCGTCATCAACTCGGTTACGATCGAGGCCGTGAACCAGGGCAAGAAGGTGGTCGGCATCAAGGGGGGGTTCAAACCCCTTTTTGACGGCAATACCGATTGCGCGCTGCCCCTTACTATCCAGGACGTCTCGAGGATCCACACCCAGGGCGGCTCGATCCTGAGGACCTCCCGCGAGTATCCCGACAAGGTGAAGCAGAAGTTCAAGACGCTGATGTCTACGCTCAAATATATGGGGATCCAGCACCTCGTGACGGTCGGCGGCGAGGGCACGCTCTTCATGGCCAACTGGATCGAGCGTGAGTCGCGGGGATTGATGAATGTCGTTCATGTACCCAAGACTATCGATAACGACATTCCGCTGCCGGGCGGCGTCGCCACCTTCGGGTACCAGACGGCGCGCCATATCGGCGTCCAGATCGTCCAGAACATCATGGAAGATGCGAAATCGACGGGGCGGTGGTACTTCATCACCACCATGGGCAGGCATGCCGGCCACCTTGCCCTCGGTATCGGCAAGGCCGCCGGCGCAACGCTCACCCTTATCGCCGAGGAGTTCCCCGAAGAGAAGCTTTCGCTGAAGAAGGTCTCCGACCTGATCGCCGGCTCGATGATCAAGCGGATGGCCTACGGCATCGACCACGGCGTGGTCGTCCTCGCCGAGGGCGTCTCCGAGAAGTTCGACCTCGAGGAGCTGAGCCAGCACGAGCAGCTCGAGAAGGACGAGACCGGAAGGATACGCCTTTCGGAGATACAGCTCGGCCGCGTCCTGAAGAACTTCGTGCACAGGACCCTCGATGGCCTGGGGATGAAGGTGACCGTCGTGGACAAGAACATCGGGTATGAGCTGCGGGCCGCTCCGCCCATCCCCTACGATCTCGAATACACGCGCGACCTCGGCTACGGCGCTATCCGCTATCTCCTCAAGGGCGGCACAGGGGCGATGATCGTCCTGATGGACGGCCACCTGAGGCCGATCCCCTTCGTCGAGGTCGTGGATTACGCGACGGGAAAGGTAAAGGTCCGGACCGTCGATATCACCTCCGAGACGTACGAGGTCGCCCGCAAATACATGATACGGCTCAAAAAGAGCGATTTCGAGGGCGAGACGCTCGAGCGTCTTGCCCATACGGTCAACCTCTCCCCCGCTGCATTCAAGGACCGCTTCGAGTATCTGGTCGGTCTTCCCAGCCCTGCCTCCTTCGGTTCATAA
- a CDS encoding multicopper oxidase domain-containing protein codes for MITRRQFLKYSAIAGAAATLPLGFGVRPARAAFLGSPSLQKFAQQLRGIETIPVAASDGTRMWGSTEAKHYTISITQIQDTLHPSFAQSTTLWGFHPENVLVPGTATPRHLGGIIVTKKGMPAQITFKNNLPSAHILPVDNTATPGKTLAHNRAAVHLHGGLVPWISDGGPFDWWTPAGVRGDSFMHHVLNPSLAPNEAEYYYPNNQSARMLWYHDHAWGITRLNAYAGIATAYIIRDDFEKGLVTNNGLPDYIENGGFELPIVIQDKVFVGSDIGTTDPGWTALPVPQTAGSLWYPHVYDSSIFKLKLGGNPPAVSLVTEFWGDTMLANGTVYPEATVEARPYRLRLLNACNARYLNLQLLVEQGPDSVAYGINNDPLNAAGPDFLLLGTEGGFLPRPVLLPGKRAFDPVAVNGALLLGPAERGDVVVDFSNFAGQSLILYNDAPAPFPGGDPLFDFISGPANGFGPTTRQIMRFNVVQAQGTVAPVTISTSTDLTAGNDPLFFDPYAPGQTAYPVFNQPVTRTRNLTLNEAFDEYGRLMPLLGTTTPLRRGTYGRKLDDPATETPTEGDVEVWNIFNLTGDTHPIHFHLVNVQVIRRQSFKLYLGRFVLTGTARRPEPYEYGWKETVNMHPGECITLIMRFDLPQVPFTVPPSPRTGGNEYVWHCHILEHEEHDMMRPLVVASKPTTP; via the coding sequence ATGATAACGAGACGTCAGTTCCTGAAATATTCGGCGATTGCAGGAGCGGCGGCAACGCTCCCCCTGGGGTTCGGCGTGCGCCCCGCGCGCGCAGCGTTTCTCGGCAGCCCGTCACTGCAGAAGTTCGCACAGCAGCTGCGCGGCATCGAAACGATCCCCGTGGCAGCCTCGGACGGAACGAGGATGTGGGGCAGCACGGAAGCGAAACACTACACCATCAGTATTACGCAGATCCAGGATACGCTCCATCCTTCCTTCGCGCAGTCGACCACGCTCTGGGGCTTCCATCCCGAGAACGTCCTTGTTCCGGGCACCGCGACACCGCGCCATCTCGGCGGCATCATCGTCACCAAGAAGGGCATGCCGGCTCAGATCACCTTCAAGAACAACCTTCCGTCTGCGCACATTCTCCCCGTGGATAACACGGCCACTCCCGGCAAAACGCTCGCCCACAACCGGGCAGCCGTGCATCTCCACGGCGGGCTGGTTCCCTGGATCAGCGACGGCGGGCCCTTCGACTGGTGGACTCCTGCCGGGGTGAGGGGCGACAGTTTCATGCACCATGTGCTGAATCCGTCGCTCGCTCCCAATGAGGCTGAGTACTACTACCCCAATAACCAGAGCGCGCGCATGCTCTGGTACCACGACCATGCCTGGGGCATCACGCGCCTGAACGCTTACGCCGGCATAGCGACGGCCTACATCATCAGGGACGACTTCGAGAAGGGGCTCGTCACGAACAACGGGCTGCCGGACTATATCGAAAACGGCGGTTTCGAGCTGCCGATCGTCATCCAGGACAAGGTCTTTGTCGGCTCGGATATCGGGACGACCGATCCCGGCTGGACGGCTCTCCCGGTGCCGCAGACCGCCGGGAGCCTCTGGTACCCCCATGTCTACGATTCGAGCATATTCAAGCTGAAGCTGGGCGGTAATCCCCCGGCCGTATCGCTGGTGACCGAGTTCTGGGGCGACACCATGCTCGCCAACGGCACGGTCTATCCCGAAGCGACCGTAGAGGCGCGGCCCTACCGGCTCAGGCTCTTGAATGCCTGCAATGCCCGGTACCTGAACCTCCAGCTCCTGGTCGAGCAGGGCCCCGACAGCGTCGCGTACGGCATCAACAATGATCCGCTGAACGCAGCGGGACCCGATTTTCTCCTGCTCGGCACAGAAGGGGGGTTCCTCCCCAGGCCGGTGCTTCTTCCTGGAAAGAGGGCGTTCGACCCGGTTGCGGTCAACGGCGCCCTGCTCCTCGGTCCGGCCGAGCGCGGCGACGTTGTCGTGGATTTCTCGAACTTTGCAGGCCAGAGCCTTATCCTTTACAACGATGCTCCGGCGCCGTTCCCTGGCGGCGACCCGCTCTTCGACTTTATCAGCGGACCGGCGAACGGCTTCGGTCCGACGACCCGGCAGATCATGCGCTTCAACGTCGTTCAGGCGCAGGGCACGGTCGCGCCGGTCACTATCTCGACATCGACGGACCTCACTGCCGGCAATGACCCGCTCTTCTTCGACCCCTACGCACCCGGCCAGACGGCCTATCCGGTGTTCAATCAACCGGTAACGCGGACGAGGAATCTCACCCTCAACGAGGCCTTCGACGAATACGGCAGGCTCATGCCGCTGCTCGGCACGACCACGCCGCTCAGGAGAGGGACCTACGGGAGAAAGCTCGACGACCCGGCGACCGAGACGCCGACCGAAGGAGACGTGGAGGTCTGGAACATCTTCAATCTCACGGGCGATACCCACCCGATCCATTTCCACCTGGTGAACGTACAGGTCATCAGGAGGCAGTCGTTTAAGCTCTACCTCGGCCGCTTTGTCCTCACCGGCACTGCGCGCCGCCCCGAGCCTTACGAGTACGGATGGAAGGAGACGGTGAATATGCATCCCGGCGAGTGCATCACCCTGATCATGCGGTTCGATCTGCCCCAGGTGCCCTTCACCGTTCCGCCGAGCCCGAGGACCGGGGGCAATGAGTATGTCTGGCACTGCCACATACTGGAGCATGAGGAGCACGACATGATGCGGCCCCTCGTCGTGGCCTCCAAGCCGACGACGCCGTAG
- a CDS encoding 6-phosphofructokinase, whose translation MKRIGVITSGGDCGGLNAVIKGMSREAYFHGIESVVIPNGYAGLYNLVDLENVVLLNAERVSRIEASLAGSEAGHSRVKISKIADPNKYERIKAGLRKFGIDALVISGGDDTGSVVVDLNSQGIPCIHVPKTMDLDLQPYSVGGDSSVNRIAEFTRDLKTTGLSHNRILIIEVFGRYVGHTALRGGVGAEADCILIPEIPVDLDVVYDHMKTTYCNRVLRSDVKAGTYMIVVAEGIKNASGEMLFDESAGVDAFGHKKLAGAGRFVRQQMEKRLKGDPEIKEFMKQTGMFAPGVYEVPEAREVTPGHLVRCGGSSAYDVNFGYKAGAASVLLLLQGKAGVTVVDVNGHKICYMPTAEAIRRREVDLNEIALYESLGTCFGRKPQPFAFELIEKSGAVGRHL comes from the coding sequence ATCAAGAGGATCGGTGTCATAACCAGCGGCGGTGATTGCGGCGGCCTCAATGCGGTCATCAAAGGGATGTCCCGCGAGGCGTATTTTCACGGCATCGAGTCGGTCGTCATCCCCAACGGCTACGCAGGGCTCTACAACCTGGTCGATCTCGAGAATGTCGTGCTGCTCAATGCGGAGCGGGTCAGCAGGATCGAGGCCTCCCTCGCAGGCTCCGAAGCGGGCCACTCCCGGGTGAAGATCAGCAAGATAGCGGACCCGAACAAATACGAGCGGATCAAGGCAGGGCTCAGGAAGTTCGGCATCGACGCCCTCGTTATCAGCGGCGGCGACGATACGGGGAGCGTGGTGGTAGACCTCAACTCCCAGGGCATCCCCTGCATTCACGTCCCCAAGACCATGGACCTCGACCTCCAGCCCTACAGCGTCGGCGGCGACTCCTCGGTGAACAGGATCGCCGAGTTCACGAGGGACCTCAAGACCACCGGGCTGAGCCATAACCGTATCCTCATCATCGAGGTCTTCGGCCGCTATGTTGGCCACACCGCGCTCCGGGGCGGCGTGGGCGCCGAGGCCGACTGCATCCTCATCCCCGAGATCCCGGTCGATCTCGATGTCGTCTACGACCACATGAAGACCACCTATTGCAATAGAGTGCTGCGGAGCGATGTGAAGGCGGGAACGTATATGATCGTGGTCGCCGAGGGTATCAAGAACGCCAGCGGCGAGATGCTCTTCGACGAATCCGCAGGCGTCGACGCCTTCGGCCATAAGAAGCTCGCCGGCGCCGGAAGATTCGTGCGCCAGCAGATGGAAAAGCGGTTGAAGGGCGACCCCGAGATCAAGGAGTTCATGAAACAGACCGGCATGTTCGCCCCCGGCGTCTACGAAGTGCCGGAGGCGCGCGAAGTGACGCCGGGCCACCTGGTGCGGTGCGGCGGCTCTTCGGCCTATGATGTCAATTTCGGCTACAAGGCAGGCGCTGCCTCGGTGCTCCTCCTGCTCCAGGGCAAGGCGGGCGTCACCGTCGTGGATGTCAACGGCCATAAGATCTGTTACATGCCTACGGCCGAGGCGATCAGGCGGCGTGAGGTCGACCTCAACGAGATCGCCCTGTATGAAAGCCTGGGCACCTGCTTCGGGAGAAAGCCGCAGCCCTTCGCCTTCGAGCTGATCGAGAAGAGCGGAGCTGTCGGCAGACACCTGTAA
- a CDS encoding efflux RND transporter periplasmic adaptor subunit, giving the protein MKKGAYGLVIIAVAVFAFIAGSWYARSSGKHPGAKERAVLYYVDPMHPSYKSDKPGIAPDCGMKLEPVYAEGSGQAEGEDERARQAPGAVQISLQRQQLIGVKLAKVEKRATAHSLRVLGRVAVDETRLYRINATIEGWITRTLPIAAGDFVKKNQILGAFYSTEFLSAGKSLLYALGSRDRAAPRDVQSLVRAEQADQLDLSIQQHVDALKNFGMSEMQIQEMIRTRKFTEDVYIVSPADGFIVTRNISDGQRFEKGTELFKIADLSRVWILADIYENEAHFLKPGMTVRASLPSQKISFPARVSSALPQFDPVSRTLKVRLEADNPGYLLKPYMFADIELPVTMPPSLVVPADAVVDSGMRKLVYVHTGKGHFEPRMVGTGWRMGNRIEITGGLMPGEEIVIAGNFLVDSESRMKAAAAGIYGMSAKDPVCGMYLDEGKARAAARQSDYRGATYFFCSPECKLDFEKDPKKYTAGGSGSSKPRSSRGAMNPGHTASPGAGHD; this is encoded by the coding sequence ATGAAAAAGGGCGCTTACGGGCTTGTCATCATTGCCGTCGCTGTCTTCGCTTTTATTGCCGGCTCGTGGTATGCCCGGTCCTCGGGGAAACACCCAGGGGCAAAGGAGCGCGCGGTCCTTTACTACGTCGATCCCATGCATCCTTCCTATAAGTCCGATAAGCCGGGCATTGCGCCCGACTGCGGCATGAAGCTCGAGCCCGTCTATGCCGAAGGGAGCGGGCAGGCCGAGGGAGAGGACGAGCGTGCCCGGCAGGCCCCCGGCGCCGTGCAGATCAGCCTCCAGCGGCAGCAGCTCATCGGCGTGAAGCTGGCCAAAGTGGAAAAGAGGGCGACAGCCCACTCGCTGAGAGTGCTCGGCAGGGTGGCGGTTGATGAAACGAGACTATACCGCATTAACGCCACTATCGAAGGCTGGATAACGAGGACCCTGCCCATTGCGGCCGGTGACTTCGTCAAAAAGAACCAGATCCTTGGCGCCTTCTACAGTACGGAATTCCTTTCGGCAGGCAAATCGCTGCTCTATGCCCTCGGCTCCAGGGACCGCGCAGCGCCCCGCGACGTGCAGAGCCTGGTGCGCGCCGAGCAGGCGGACCAGCTCGACCTCAGCATCCAACAGCATGTGGACGCCCTCAAGAATTTCGGCATGAGCGAAATGCAGATCCAGGAGATGATCAGGACACGGAAATTCACGGAAGATGTCTATATCGTCTCTCCTGCCGACGGCTTTATCGTCACCCGTAATATTTCTGACGGACAGCGCTTTGAAAAGGGCACGGAGCTCTTCAAGATCGCCGACCTGAGCCGCGTATGGATACTGGCCGATATTTATGAAAACGAGGCGCACTTTCTGAAGCCGGGCATGACGGTGCGCGCCTCCCTGCCGAGCCAGAAGATATCTTTCCCGGCGAGGGTGAGCAGCGCCCTGCCCCAGTTCGACCCGGTCTCGCGGACCCTCAAGGTGCGGCTCGAAGCGGACAATCCGGGTTACCTCCTCAAGCCGTACATGTTTGCCGACATAGAGCTGCCGGTTACGATGCCGCCGTCCCTTGTCGTTCCTGCCGACGCTGTCGTCGACTCCGGCATGAGAAAGCTTGTCTACGTCCACACCGGCAAGGGGCATTTCGAGCCCCGCATGGTCGGCACCGGCTGGCGCATGGGGAACCGGATAGAGATAACAGGCGGCCTGATGCCGGGAGAGGAGATCGTCATCGCCGGCAATTTTCTTGTCGACTCCGAAAGCCGTATGAAGGCGGCGGCAGCGGGCATCTACGGCATGTCGGCCAAAGATCCCGTCTGCGGCATGTATCTCGACGAGGGAAAGGCGAGGGCCGCGGCCAGACAGAGCGACTACCGAGGTGCAACCTACTTCTTCTGCTCTCCTGAATGCAAGCTGGACTTCGAGAAGGATCCGAAAAAGTATACCGCCGGAGGGAGCGGCAGCAGCAAACCCCGGAGCAGCCGGGGCGCCATGAATCCAGGCCATACCGCTTCCCCAGGCGCCGGCCATGATTAA
- a CDS encoding PEP-CTERM sorting domain-containing protein: protein MNQKAKSPVFGKKQQERRLVMRGKTTRTNALSSSFFKGLLAVVMLLAWGLGAVSAEAMPIEYRFSGLADGAFYTDPAMPTDFTDNPFVISFKTDTSAIDFSIPDTAFISGLNGTVSLIGLGNFTFAGLLTLYSIIPEGTIGVADESTQTDLFAMPAVAPGYDLSTYFTSPITDVVNWSFADISMNDGFFLTLEAYDVTFSAVPEPSSVLLLGGGALGLLFFGRKLRRQHNP from the coding sequence TTGAACCAGAAGGCGAAGAGCCCGGTTTTCGGAAAAAAACAACAAGAGCGGAGGCTGGTTATGAGAGGGAAGACAACGCGTACTAATGCTTTGAGCAGTTCTTTTTTCAAGGGACTTCTTGCAGTGGTGATGCTCCTTGCCTGGGGGCTGGGGGCGGTATCGGCAGAGGCGATGCCGATCGAGTACCGGTTCTCGGGGCTCGCAGACGGTGCTTTTTATACAGATCCTGCCATGCCTACTGACTTTACAGACAATCCTTTTGTGATCTCATTCAAAACCGATACGAGCGCCATAGATTTTTCAATCCCGGATACGGCGTTCATTTCCGGGCTCAATGGCACGGTATCATTGATAGGCTTAGGTAATTTTACCTTTGCCGGCTTGCTCACGCTCTACAGTATTATCCCGGAGGGTACCATCGGTGTGGCTGATGAGAGCACGCAGACCGATCTTTTTGCCATGCCTGCGGTGGCCCCGGGATATGATTTATCGACGTACTTCACCTCCCCGATTACCGATGTCGTTAACTGGAGTTTTGCCGATATCTCGATGAATGACGGATTCTTCCTGACTCTGGAAGCGTACGATGTAACGTTCTCGGCCGTCCCCGAGCCCTCTTCCGTGCTGCTTCTGGGCGGCGGAGCGCTGGGACTGCTCTTCTTCGGCAGGAAGCTCAGACGGCAGCATAACCCATAG